The sequence AAAATATGGCATACTGTGCAGCACGCCGTCGATGAATTTTTCTCTGTAGGTAAATACCTTGTATTTGGTTCATTGATTGCCGCAGCGATGCAAACATATATTAAAACATCGACGCTCGTTTCGATAGGCCACGGTCCGATTTTATCGATTTTACTTATGATGGTCCTTGCTTTTGTATTGTCCCTTTGCTCTGAAGCAGATGCCTTTATTGGCGCTTCTTTCCGTAGTGTTTTCTCCACACAATCCATCGTTGCCTTTTTAGTGTTCGGCCCAATGCTTGATATTAAAAATCTAATGATGATGTTAGGCGCATTTAAAGCAAAATTTGTCTTATTAATTGTTACTAGTGTAACGATTGTTGTCTTTTTATACGCCTTAGTTATTTAACCGAAAGTAGGTGAGCAGATGTTTCGCGTTTTTATTTTATTTGGATTTGGTTTTTATTTGATGCAGCTTCATATTTCTGGTGACATCAGTAAATATATTAATATGAAGTACGCTTATTTATCTTTTTCTGCGATGATTGCCGCATTCTTACTTGCGATTATTCAACTTATTATGGTGTTTCGCGATGAAGATATTGGAGCAAAAACAGAACATATGGGGCACACCCATGATGGCGAAAATACTATTTTGAAAAAAATTATGGTCTATGGTTTGCTTTCTTATGCCTTGATTGCAGGTTTTCTTTTCCCTGTCGCAACGCTTGATTCGACTATTGTTTCAGCAAAAGGTTTTCACTTTCCGAAAAACAATGCAGCTGGAGACGATCCATACGCTCAAAATCAATTTTTAAGACCAGATACAAGTGGCTACTTTGGGGAAACAGATTATGAAAAAATGATGGCGAAAGAAAAAGCAGAAATCATTGATCAAAACCCAATTAAAGTCAATGATAGTAATTACTTAATGACGATGGAAATTCTTTATAATTATCCAGGGGAGTTTACTGGCAAACAAATCGAATTTACCGGTTTTGTTTATAATGATGAAGTCACCCAAGATAATAACTTGTTCTTGTTTCGTTTTGGAATTATTCACTGTGTGGCTGATTCTGGTGTGTTTGGAATGCTCGTCCAAATGCCCGAAAAAACCGATTTGAAAAACGATACTTGGCTTACAGTAAAAGGAACCATCACCCAAGAATATTATTCCCCGTTCAAAATGAACATCCCATCTGTACAAGTAGAAAGTTATAAAGAAGTAGCAAAACCAAAATCAGTTTATGTCTATCGTAAATATTAAATCGCTACTTGCGGATTTATGCAGCTTGCGTTATCCTTAAATAAAGCTGTTTACGTTTTCACGAATGAATTAAAGGATGGAACATTGAATGAATGATTACAACCACTACTTTCATTTCCCACGAGAAGAATGGCGCAAGCTGGAAGTGAGTAAGGACCAAATTTTAACTGCAGAGGAATTGGAAGAAATACGTGGTTTAAATGACCGAATTTCTTTACAAGACATCTCTGAAATCTATTTACCACTAATAAAACTAATTGCGATTCAATACCATGAAGCAATTTTTATTCATGGCGAAAAAATGGAATACTTAAAGAAAAAAGAATCGCGTGCACCATTTATTATTGCATTAGCTGGAAGTGTGGCTGTTGGAAAAAGTACGACTGCACGCGTTTTCAAATTAATGCTTGATCGCTGGTTCTCCAAAACCAGACAAGTAGAGCTTGTGACGACAGACGGCTTTCTTTATCCTAACAAAGTTTTAGAAGAACGCGGTATCATGGACAAAAAAGGCTTCCCGGAAAGCTACGACCGAGATCGCTTTGCTAAGTTTTTAACTGACTTAAAAGCAAATAAAGAAGATGTCGAAATACCACTTTATTCGCATTTTACCTATGATGTTTTAGACGAAACGCGCGTGATTCATAATCCAGATATCGTCATTATTGAAGGCATCAATGTTCTTCAAGCGGATCAACATGAGAGCCTGTTTCCAAGTGACTTCTTTGATTTCTCGGTTTATATGGATGCTAATGAGTCTGATATCAAAAAATGGTATTTAGAGCGCTTCTTCATGCTTCGTGAAACAGCTTTCCAAGACGAAAGCTCTTATTTCCACCCGTATACTAAAATTAGCGAGCAAGAAGCAGAAACATTTGCACTTGGGGTTTGGGATACAATCAACGGTGTCAACTTAAAAGAAAACATTGAGAAAACAAAATATCGAGCCGACTTAGTGCTGCATAAAGGCACTGATCATCTTATATCAGACATTTATTTACGTAAATAACCGAATGCTAATAGAAGGAAACTTCTTGATGCATTCGGTTTTTTCTTTACATTGGATAAAATCCGAGTATAATCATAAGTGAGTAATCACTCATTTTTAGAAAGGGAGGGAAAGCAATGTCAGAAATCGCAATTAATGTAACCAATTTAGATGTGAAAATTGGCAAAAAGCAAATTTTGTCGGATATGTCTCTTGAAATAGCAAAAGGCGAGATATTTGGCTTGATAGGACCATCCGGTGCGGGGAAAACCACGCTCGTTAAGACTATTATTGGGATGGAAAAGGCAACGAATGGTACAACCGAAGTGTTAGGAAAAGTAATGCCTAATTTACCCGTCATTAGCAAAATTGGTTACATGGCCCAATCAGACGCACTTTATACCGATTTAACAGCTAAAGAAAACTTAGATTTTTTTGCTTCACTATATTCTATCAAAGGTGCAGCCAAAAAAGACCGAATGAAGTATGCAGCCACTTTAGTTAATTTACAACAAGATTTAACTAAAAAGGTGAACAATTATTCGGGAGGGATGAAACGTAGGCTGTCTCTCGCAATTTCTGTCCTTGCTGACCCAGATGTCCTAATTCTAGATGAGCCGACAGTCGGAATTGATCCAGAACTTAGAAAAACGATTTGGGAAGAATTAGGTGACCTAAAAGCGAATGGTAAATGCATCCTTGTGACGACACACGTGATGGATGAAGCTGAAAAATGCGATAGACTTGCCATGATAAGAAATGGAAAAATAATCGCTCTAGGGACACCACAAGAGCTCTCAAGCAAAACGTCATCTGGTAAGTTAGAAGATGCCTTTTTAGAGTTTGGAGGGAAGGACTAATGCGAATACTTGCAATCGTCAAACGCATCATTAACCAATTTCGCCGGGATAAACGGACGCTTGCCCTAATGTTTCTTGCGCCACTTTTACTTATTACGCTTCTCACTTACTTATTCGAAGGTGACACAGTGCAGCCAGTTGTTGGTGTAAGTGGACTTTCTGACTCCATGGTAAAAGAACTGAAAGCAAACGACTTAACGATCAAAACATACTCAGAAAATACCGACGTGACTGCTAAAATTAAAGATGCCAACCTCGACGCTTTTTTCAAACAAAACGGTGAAAAACTCGAAGTCACCTATGAAAATAGTGAACCAAGCTTGAGTAAGGAAATCGGATTAAAACTACAAAAAACATTGATGACGGAACAACAAACGCAAGCGAAAAACCAAGCAAAGGCAACCGGAGAAGCTCTTGCTAAAGCTGGAATTGATCCAAACAGTATTCCGTCACTTACCAAAAGTCCAGAGAAACTAACACTCTCAACAGATTACGTATACGGCGATAAAGATACTAGCTTTTTCGACACAATTAGCCCGATTTTCATTGGCTTTTTCGTTTTCTTCTTCGTATTTTTGATTGCCGGTATTTCTTTCTTGAGAGAACGAACAACAGGTACGCTTGAACGACTTATGGCAACCCCAATTAAACGTATCGAATTAGAACTAGGCTATTTGATAGGCTTTGGTATTTTTGCGTTACTACAGTCTATCTTAGTCGCAGTTTTCTCCATCCAAGTACTAGGCATGATGCAAAACGGCTCCTTATTCTATGTGTTACTAATTACGTTAACACTCGGCATGGTTTCTTTAGCGCTAGGAATTTTACTTTCTACGTTTGCAAATAATGAATTTCAAATCGTACAATTTATTCCAATCGTTATCGTGCCACAAGTCTTATTTTGTGGGATTTTCCCGCTCGATGGAATGGCTGATTGGCTTGTGTGGATTGCCCACATTATGCCGCTATACTACGGCGCAAATGCACTAACATCCATCATGGTAAAAGGAGAAGGATTCGCTTCGTTTGCAACTGATTTCTATATTTTACTAGGATTTGTGCTCGTATTTGTTATATTAAATATTTTTGCTTTGAAAAAATATCGTAAAGTTTAAGTGGAAAGGAGGATATAAGGCGTGGATGCAGAAGGGGACATTATCCGTCAAATGCTTGATTTAACGGAAAAAGAAACAAAAATGAGTGAAAAACAGCGCCGAATTGTCGCTGCTTCCATCGAACTATTTGCTGAAAAAGGGTATGCTGGAACTTCAACGA comes from Listeria monocytogenes and encodes:
- a CDS encoding TIGR03943 family putative permease subunit is translated as MFRVFILFGFGFYLMQLHISGDISKYINMKYAYLSFSAMIAAFLLAIIQLIMVFRDEDIGAKTEHMGHTHDGENTILKKIMVYGLLSYALIAGFLFPVATLDSTIVSAKGFHFPKNNAAGDDPYAQNQFLRPDTSGYFGETDYEKMMAKEKAEIIDQNPIKVNDSNYLMTMEILYNYPGEFTGKQIEFTGFVYNDEVTQDNNLFLFRFGIIHCVADSGVFGMLVQMPEKTDLKNDTWLTVKGTITQEYYSPFKMNIPSVQVESYKEVAKPKSVYVYRKY
- the coaA gene encoding type I pantothenate kinase gives rise to the protein MNDYNHYFHFPREEWRKLEVSKDQILTAEELEEIRGLNDRISLQDISEIYLPLIKLIAIQYHEAIFIHGEKMEYLKKKESRAPFIIALAGSVAVGKSTTARVFKLMLDRWFSKTRQVELVTTDGFLYPNKVLEERGIMDKKGFPESYDRDRFAKFLTDLKANKEDVEIPLYSHFTYDVLDETRVIHNPDIVIIEGINVLQADQHESLFPSDFFDFSVYMDANESDIKKWYLERFFMLRETAFQDESSYFHPYTKISEQEAETFALGVWDTINGVNLKENIEKTKYRADLVLHKGTDHLISDIYLRK
- a CDS encoding ABC transporter ATP-binding protein — encoded protein: MSEIAINVTNLDVKIGKKQILSDMSLEIAKGEIFGLIGPSGAGKTTLVKTIIGMEKATNGTTEVLGKVMPNLPVISKIGYMAQSDALYTDLTAKENLDFFASLYSIKGAAKKDRMKYAATLVNLQQDLTKKVNNYSGGMKRRLSLAISVLADPDVLILDEPTVGIDPELRKTIWEELGDLKANGKCILVTTHVMDEAEKCDRLAMIRNGKIIALGTPQELSSKTSSGKLEDAFLEFGGKD
- a CDS encoding ABC transporter permease encodes the protein MRILAIVKRIINQFRRDKRTLALMFLAPLLLITLLTYLFEGDTVQPVVGVSGLSDSMVKELKANDLTIKTYSENTDVTAKIKDANLDAFFKQNGEKLEVTYENSEPSLSKEIGLKLQKTLMTEQQTQAKNQAKATGEALAKAGIDPNSIPSLTKSPEKLTLSTDYVYGDKDTSFFDTISPIFIGFFVFFFVFLIAGISFLRERTTGTLERLMATPIKRIELELGYLIGFGIFALLQSILVAVFSIQVLGMMQNGSLFYVLLITLTLGMVSLALGILLSTFANNEFQIVQFIPIVIVPQVLFCGIFPLDGMADWLVWIAHIMPLYYGANALTSIMVKGEGFASFATDFYILLGFVLVFVILNIFALKKYRKV